The Pectobacterium wasabiae CFBP 3304 DNA segment GCTAGCACGCACGCTGGCTGCAATTGAACTGCCGCTAGGTATTCTGACGTCATCCATCGGTGCGCCCTTCTTTCTGCTACTGCTGTTGAGAGGGGAAAAGGCATGACGGACACCCGTATCGCCACGCTTCAGGCTGTTAGCGTCGGATATGGCCGGACTGTTGTGAACCACGACATCTCGTTTTCACTGCCATCCGGGCAGATCACCTGTTTGCTCGGCGCGAATGGCAGCGGTAAAACGACGCTGATGCGCACCCTGCTGGGCTTAATCCCTGCCTTTTCCGGCCAGATACAGATAGCCGAAAAACCCATTACCGCTTGGTCTGCCAAGGCGCTCGCGCAGGTTGCCGCTTATGTGCCTCAGGCGCATGACTCTCCGTTTGCTTTCCGCGTGTTGGATATGGTGCTGATGGGATGTCACCCCCGTTTGTCGCTTTTTTCCACACCGGGAAAACGTGAAATCGCGTGTGCTGAAGCGGTGTTATCTCAGCTTGGGATTCTGCCACTGAGCCAGCGCTCATACGCGACGTTGAGCGGGGGAGAGCGGCAGCGCGTGCTCATTGCTCGCGCATTGGTACAACAACCGATGCTGATGGTGATGGATGAACCCGCAGCCAGTCTGGATTTTGGCAACCAAATTCGATTACTGGCACACATCAAGTGGCTCAAAGAAAGCGGTATCGCGGTGCTGATGTCTACGCACCATCCCCAGCACGCGCGGGCCGTGGCGGATAACGTGGTCTTGCTGCACCCTGGTGCGGGTACGGAACAGGGAAGCCCGGACGTGCTGCTGACACCCGCGAGGCTCGCGGCGCTGTACGACGTAAAAGAAGCGGATATTCACGCGCATTTCCGCACCTGATTCCCTGCTTGTGCAGGCGAGTAGGCAGCTAACAAAAAGAACGATCGGGAAGAAAATATGATTATCGATGAGATTGATTTTTCAGCACTTTACCAGGCACATATGGCACGCGCCGCCAGAACGGCTAAAACCTCGGAACATTGGGATAAGCGTGCAGAAAACATGGCAATAGAATGCGCGGGGCCACGCGATCCGTATCTGGAGCAGTTTATTGGCAACATGGATTTTTCGGGAGCCAAAACGCTGCTGGATGTGGGATGTGGACCGGGTTCGGTGTGTTTGAATCTCGCGTCGCAGCTTGAACAGGTCTACGGCATGGATTACAGCGAGGGCATGCTGGACGTGGCACGTCGTCGAGCCGATGCGATGGGGATCGCGAATGCAACGTTTGCTCACCGCGCTTGGGAAGATGATTGGGCGGACTTGCCTGACTGCGACATTGTGGTGGCGTCGCGATCGACGCTGGTTATGGATTTGGCGGCCGCGCTCTACAAGCTGAATCAGAAAGCTCGCCT contains these protein-coding regions:
- a CDS encoding class I SAM-dependent methyltransferase encodes the protein MIIDEIDFSALYQAHMARAARTAKTSEHWDKRAENMAIECAGPRDPYLEQFIGNMDFSGAKTLLDVGCGPGSVCLNLASQLEQVYGMDYSEGMLDVARRRADAMGIANATFAHRAWEDDWADLPDCDIVVASRSTLVMDLAAALYKLNQKARLRVYTTHTVSPTFVDPRISAAIGRTSTSLPNYIYAVNILYRMGIHANVSFIRGQNCQRHAETFERFAEGVAWSLGKLNEEEKQRLRAYYDMHQNDDIPLVSPTRDWAFVYWDVVPHAKFTR
- a CDS encoding ABC transporter ATP-binding protein, which codes for MTDTRIATLQAVSVGYGRTVVNHDISFSLPSGQITCLLGANGSGKTTLMRTLLGLIPAFSGQIQIAEKPITAWSAKALAQVAAYVPQAHDSPFAFRVLDMVLMGCHPRLSLFSTPGKREIACAEAVLSQLGILPLSQRSYATLSGGERQRVLIARALVQQPMLMVMDEPAASLDFGNQIRLLAHIKWLKESGIAVLMSTHHPQHARAVADNVVLLHPGAGTEQGSPDVLLTPARLAALYDVKEADIHAHFRT